From Alkalispirochaeta americana, one genomic window encodes:
- a CDS encoding flagellar biosynthesis anti-sigma factor FlgM — protein sequence MTIERLGPIDPIHRYHKAEKAAKSAGAKTGDAISLSDEARARSEVLQALEEVRGLPDIRQDRVEEVRRKLEDPSYISDKVVEAVAEEILSVFDLG from the coding sequence ATGACGATTGAACGGCTTGGGCCGATTGACCCGATTCATAGATACCACAAAGCTGAAAAAGCAGCCAAGTCGGCAGGGGCAAAAACTGGTGACGCGATCTCTCTCTCCGATGAGGCGCGGGCCCGGTCAGAGGTCCTGCAGGCCCTGGAAGAGGTGCGGGGGCTTCCCGATATCCGTCAGGACCGTGTCGAGGAAGTGCGCCGAAAGCTTGAAGATCCATCCTACATCTCGGACAAGGTAGTCGAGGCCGTGGCGGAGGAGATCCTCTCCGTCTTCGATCTGGGCTAG
- a CDS encoding iron-containing alcohol dehydrogenase encodes MRSISLRLPSTVVFGKDVLTQVGSLARERGTRALVVTEGVLHEGGHIERVAEILRRSGLDVMVYDELMPSSASSRVDEIASLARASKTQVVLGLGGMRVLSVARCVANCAASALTVRDLLEGKTARDSVDYIEVPSSFRNHLLMRDEALLRDSGSERARMVRTCPGTVKAVVLETEFSQTLSAKYALAAVMDTLLAAIEGFFSTRSSLYSDTLLERAIQELHGSALTAVKNPLDSRFRERAAEAGLMTALALAVTGQGAGGALAYGINARFSLPKSWVASIFLPHVVETLSTQNVEKAARVAAALGEPLEGISPAGDAPRAARGIRKLVSHLDLPARLRDLDVTLDELSHCAEQVADFDMLAHVPGGAGVQELQRLVSAAY; translated from the coding sequence ATGCGTAGCATATCTCTCAGATTGCCGTCGACTGTTGTCTTTGGCAAGGATGTATTGACCCAGGTAGGTTCGCTGGCTCGGGAGCGGGGAACCCGGGCACTTGTCGTCACCGAAGGTGTCCTCCACGAGGGAGGGCATATCGAGCGCGTCGCCGAGATACTGAGGCGATCGGGTCTGGACGTAATGGTCTACGACGAACTCATGCCGAGTTCCGCCTCGTCCCGGGTGGATGAAATCGCCTCGCTGGCTCGGGCCAGCAAAACCCAGGTTGTTCTTGGTCTGGGGGGGATGAGAGTCCTCTCGGTAGCCCGGTGTGTGGCCAACTGCGCCGCTTCAGCCTTGACCGTGCGGGACCTTCTGGAGGGAAAAACCGCCCGGGACTCGGTCGATTATATTGAGGTCCCCTCGTCGTTCCGGAACCATCTTCTCATGCGTGACGAGGCCCTTTTGCGCGATTCCGGTTCCGAGCGGGCCCGGATGGTCCGGACCTGTCCCGGCACCGTGAAGGCTGTGGTGCTGGAAACGGAGTTCTCCCAGACGCTGTCGGCCAAGTACGCCCTGGCGGCGGTGATGGATACCCTCCTGGCGGCGATCGAGGGGTTCTTCTCCACGCGGTCATCCCTCTATTCCGACACGCTCCTGGAGCGGGCAATTCAGGAGCTCCATGGATCGGCCCTGACAGCGGTAAAAAATCCTCTCGACAGCCGGTTTCGGGAGCGCGCCGCCGAGGCGGGTCTGATGACCGCCCTGGCTCTGGCCGTGACCGGCCAGGGGGCGGGGGGCGCTCTGGCCTACGGTATCAATGCCCGGTTCAGTCTTCCCAAATCCTGGGTCGCCAGTATCTTTCTGCCCCACGTTGTCGAGACCCTGAGCACCCAGAATGTCGAGAAGGCAGCCCGGGTTGCCGCCGCTTTGGGGGAACCCCTGGAGGGAATCTCCCCAGCTGGTGACGCCCCCCGGGCCGCGCGGGGTATCCGCAAGCTGGTGAGCCATCTTGATCTGCCTGCCCGGCTTCGGGATCTCGATGTGACCCTGGACGAGCTCTCCCATTGTGCAGAACAGGTGGCCGACTTTGATATGCTGGCGCATGTTCCCGGGGGAGCGGGGGTTCAGGAGCTGCAACGGCTGGTCTCGGCTGCGTACTAA
- a CDS encoding TrmH family RNA methyltransferase — translation MRRAPSRIPSLGSGGLRRVLLPLFTLDQEGRPRVLCDPLYLARVLEAVRDDSRRTTPLREAAGKAVAFLAQGGDPRDRSFLILRDVLDREAGVMVEEEPLREGLSRESLAAPDGREYRPIPLVLYLEHLRSPFNTGNILRSAAAFGVAGVVLGAGCPSLDHPRLLRAAMGSEGMIPCLVGTEEDARTLLEERFPAPGQERPRLYALETGGTPLSRAGVTFPAVVILGHEEKGVSAPLLERTRLSGGIVTIPHQGPKGSLNVGVAAGILLNHLNHLAGPTDSAGPE, via the coding sequence ATGAGGCGGGCTCCTTCCCGGATACCCTCGCTGGGGTCCGGCGGGTTGCGTCGGGTTCTGTTGCCCCTCTTTACTCTGGACCAGGAGGGTCGGCCCCGGGTGCTGTGCGATCCCCTCTATCTGGCCCGGGTCCTGGAGGCGGTCCGGGACGATTCCCGGCGGACGACCCCTCTGCGGGAGGCTGCCGGGAAAGCCGTGGCTTTTCTTGCTCAAGGAGGTGATCCCCGGGACCGTTCCTTTCTGATCCTGCGGGATGTTCTTGATCGGGAAGCAGGGGTCATGGTGGAGGAGGAGCCGCTCCGGGAGGGGCTCTCCCGGGAATCCCTGGCTGCTCCCGATGGCCGGGAGTATCGTCCGATACCCCTAGTGCTCTATCTGGAACACCTGCGGTCCCCCTTCAACACCGGAAACATTCTTCGCAGCGCCGCCGCCTTCGGGGTCGCCGGGGTTGTTCTGGGAGCCGGTTGTCCCTCGCTGGATCATCCCAGGCTTCTTCGGGCAGCCATGGGAAGCGAGGGGATGATTCCCTGTCTGGTCGGAACCGAGGAGGATGCCCGGACTCTTCTGGAAGAGCGGTTTCCTGCTCCGGGGCAGGAGCGTCCACGGCTGTACGCGCTCGAAACGGGAGGAACACCCCTCTCCCGGGCCGGGGTTACCTTCCCGGCCGTGGTGATCCTGGGCCATGAGGAGAAGGGGGTGTCAGCACCTCTTCTGGAGAGGACTCGCCTCTCGGGGGGGATTGTGACGATACCCCATCAGGGACCAAAGGGGTCCCTGAACGTGGGTGT